A genome region from Methanosphaera sp. WGK6 includes the following:
- a CDS encoding UDP binding domain-containing protein — translation MKTIIYPDNTNLEKYETINSDEIIVYDKNGTIETNLPKETSNKIFQNVDNIIFTQNCIINGEYNINGLEEACTEIRDIISNNTLLIFDTKVPPRTVYKMSKIIDEYGLIPDINIAYTTEITKNTRVIAGTNENSINRTISLYENMTQNIKTTKHIQTAESITILQNAYKDTLIALSNQAAILSEALTIDLIEAIDLANLEEDIHLKYPQPIQKNKISRDTNELINLANEYGEASQIFETIRSTNNYVAYHMAYMAEKELFLKEHLAMFETTVAILGITTDETLQTEKDNASLILIDDFVQRDVEVWVHDDKIPKTIIENHGAKKITLDEIYDADCIIIMTDTPEYRKINPEKVQKVIITAQPLLNVDEFKDKKFSSVGQYRLKKGEML, via the coding sequence ATGAAAACAATAATCTATCCTGATAATACAAATCTAGAAAAATATGAAACTATTAACTCAGATGAAATAATAGTCTATGATAAAAATGGAACTATAGAAACAAACCTTCCGAAAGAAACATCAAACAAAATATTTCAAAATGTAGATAATATCATATTCACACAAAACTGTATTATAAATGGAGAATATAATATAAACGGCTTAGAAGAAGCATGTACTGAGATAAGAGATATAATTTCTAATAATACTCTTCTAATATTTGATACAAAAGTACCTCCAAGAACAGTCTATAAAATGTCAAAAATAATAGATGAATATGGATTAATACCAGATATAAATATTGCATACACAACAGAAATAACTAAAAATACAAGAGTAATAGCAGGAACAAATGAAAATAGCATAAATAGAACCATATCCTTATATGAAAACATGACACAAAACATAAAAACAACTAAACATATACAAACAGCAGAATCAATAACCATACTACAAAACGCATATAAAGACACATTAATAGCACTATCTAATCAAGCAGCAATACTATCTGAAGCACTAACAATAGACTTAATAGAAGCAATAGATCTTGCAAATCTAGAAGAAGATATACATCTAAAATATCCACAACCAATACAAAAAAACAAAATATCACGTGATACAAATGAACTCATAAATCTTGCAAATGAATATGGGGAAGCATCACAAATATTTGAAACAATAAGAAGTACTAATAATTATGTAGCATATCACATGGCATACATGGCAGAAAAAGAATTGTTCCTAAAAGAACATCTGGCAATGTTTGAAACAACCGTGGCAATACTAGGAATAACCACAGATGAAACATTACAAACAGAAAAAGACAATGCATCATTAATACTTATAGATGATTTTGTACAAAGAGATGTTGAAGTATGGGTACATGATGATAAAATACCTAAAACAATTATAGAAAATCATGGAGCTAAAAAAATAACACTAGATGAAATATATGATGCAGATTGTATTATAATCATGACGGATACTCCAGAATACCGGAAAATAAACCCAGAAAAAGTACAAAAAGTAATTATCACAGCACAACCTCTACTAAATGTTGATGAATTTAAAGATAAAAAATTTAGTAGTGTAGGACAATACCGACTTAAAAAAGGTGAAATGTTATGA
- a CDS encoding redox-regulated ATPase YchF, protein MLQIAVTGKPNVGKSSFFNSATLSEAEVANYPFTTIDANAAIAYVTADCPCKELKVTCNPRTGKCENGVRYIPVELIDVAGLVPGAHEGKGLGNKFLDDLSQARALIHIIDASGATDEEGNPCEPGSHDPLDDVNFLKNEVTMWVYSILERNWPRLIRKVMSEHLNFAKVIADQLSGAGVFLDDVIEAERIMDDQYDKWEKEDILRFLEKLLEHAKPIIIIANKIDTPQAEENIRRLQEKYEKVIPTSAESELALINAVKAGLIKYQSGEDHFEIIDDDKLSDKQKMALNYIDENVLKKYGSTGIQETINTAVYEILHQIVVYPVEDEHKFSDQKGNILPDALLVPQGSNPRDLAYCIHTDIGEGFTHAIDARKNMRISSEQELKQSDIISIIANK, encoded by the coding sequence ATGTTACAAATAGCAGTAACAGGAAAACCTAATGTAGGAAAATCATCATTTTTTAATTCAGCAACACTATCTGAAGCAGAAGTTGCAAATTATCCATTCACAACAATAGATGCAAATGCAGCTATAGCTTATGTAACTGCAGACTGTCCCTGTAAAGAACTAAAAGTTACATGTAATCCAAGAACAGGAAAATGTGAAAATGGAGTCAGATACATTCCAGTAGAACTTATAGATGTAGCAGGATTAGTGCCAGGAGCACATGAAGGAAAAGGATTAGGAAATAAATTTCTTGATGATTTAAGTCAAGCAAGAGCATTAATTCATATAATTGATGCATCAGGAGCAACAGATGAAGAAGGAAATCCATGTGAACCAGGAAGTCATGATCCATTAGATGATGTAAACTTCCTAAAAAATGAAGTAACCATGTGGGTATATTCAATACTTGAAAGAAACTGGCCAAGACTAATAAGAAAAGTAATGTCAGAACACTTAAACTTTGCAAAAGTAATAGCAGATCAATTAAGTGGGGCAGGTGTATTTCTAGATGATGTAATAGAAGCAGAAAGAATAATGGATGATCAATATGATAAATGGGAAAAAGAAGATATTCTAAGATTCCTAGAAAAACTACTTGAACATGCAAAACCCATTATTATAATTGCAAATAAAATAGACACACCTCAAGCAGAGGAAAATATTAGAAGACTCCAAGAAAAGTATGAAAAAGTAATACCAACAAGTGCAGAATCTGAATTAGCCCTAATAAATGCAGTAAAAGCAGGATTAATAAAATATCAGTCAGGAGAAGATCATTTTGAAATAATAGATGATGATAAACTATCGGACAAACAAAAAATGGCACTAAACTATATTGATGAAAATGTACTAAAAAAGTATGGTTCAACAGGAATACAAGAAACAATAAACACAGCAGTATATGAAATACTACATCAAATAGTAGTATATCCAGTAGAAGATGAACATAAATTCTCCGATCAAAAAGGAAATATACTACCTGATGCACTACTAGTACCTCAAGGATCTAATCCAAGAGATTTAGCATACTGTATTCATACAGATATAGGGGAAGGATTTACACATGCAATAGATGCAAGAAAAAATATGAGAATATCCAGTGAACAAGAATTAAAACAATCTGATATAATAAGTATCATTGCAAATAAATAA
- a CDS encoding carboxypeptidase-like regulatory domain-containing protein, with the protein MNRNIKRVFLITTLLFLLVGLSALSAADVTDSNATTTDSSVQSTIVQDTVSDAVATTSDTNIVEKNTIQSGTTKETKTIKNDEDSTTNDYEGSSSDIVESDIEQIETTITLDESYVTTVNNQTIITGKLVDDSENAIANAVINVTIGETSYTATTNDSGIFTVNYTPTTNGTFDISAVYDGNNKYTSAEETSWIDVEPIQLIISLETISTDNLKINDKVTINGTLTDEYGNTIGNKSVIISINGEEVATVITDSEGKYNATITVNTAGDNLLTLDVVEADGYTEAYNDTTFNVNKIGTTLTVNERLWTVIVGNDAVIKGTLSAANGTLIEGATITVTIDGNKYNVTTDENGAYSYNYTTSEIKDDVVVIVEYAGSSVYDESFNDTLFNIEQLGSVITIDEIEPVVINETVVISGKLTEEFTDKAIAGAEVTVTIGDNTYTVTTDNNGTFTTNFTAPETTGIYTINVVYAGNTTYESTNAIAELDVEKASSIIVVDSVKGVIGEKITLTAHITDSYGNNITGGNIVFKLNGKTLRVDGLFNSTAAPLKFSVVNGLVTYTLNADLYLRNAKNLSASYSGNSIYEANTSEITTAQIAKRSASITVTTDNLVKHDTDVKFKATLTDVTKNGQNTTAINENGYVIFKVNGVSLKDANGKIIRVKVENNSAVYTYHVPVGMASVDGNGNLRNYTVEAVYQNDIFYPDTRNTTVFHVEKSSVKVNINSVTLNNKTKSMAIKANLTDANGNLLVGTNKICVKVNGKTLRDSKNETMYFTVTNGIINLPNINTTGINKFKNITIVTGERQAYTSGQSTTTKITVV; encoded by the coding sequence ATGAATAGGAATATTAAGAGAGTATTCTTAATTACTACATTATTATTCCTACTTGTAGGATTATCTGCTCTCAGCGCAGCTGATGTAACTGATAGTAATGCTACTACAACTGACAGTAGTGTACAATCTACAATTGTACAAGATACTGTTAGTGATGCTGTAGCTACAACAAGTGATACTAATATAGTAGAAAAGAATACTATTCAAAGTGGAACAACTAAAGAGACAAAAACTATCAAAAATGATGAAGATTCTACTACTAATGATTATGAAGGTAGTTCATCTGATATTGTAGAAAGTGACATAGAACAAATTGAAACAACAATTACTTTAGATGAGTCCTATGTTACAACAGTTAATAACCAAACAATTATAACAGGTAAATTAGTAGATGATTCTGAAAATGCTATAGCTAATGCTGTAATAAATGTAACAATTGGTGAAACAAGCTACACAGCTACAACTAATGATAGTGGAATATTCACAGTAAACTACACACCAACTACAAATGGTACATTTGATATTAGTGCAGTTTATGATGGAAACAACAAGTATACAAGTGCTGAAGAAACATCATGGATTGATGTTGAACCTATTCAACTGATAATTTCATTAGAAACCATATCAACTGATAACTTAAAAATAAATGATAAAGTAACAATAAATGGTACACTTACTGATGAATATGGAAATACAATAGGTAATAAATCAGTTATCATTTCAATTAATGGTGAAGAAGTTGCAACAGTAATAACTGATAGTGAAGGTAAATATAATGCTACTATTACAGTTAACACTGCTGGAGATAACTTATTAACACTTGATGTTGTAGAAGCTGATGGATACACTGAAGCATATAATGATACAACATTCAATGTAAATAAAATAGGAACTACCTTAACAGTTAATGAACGATTATGGACTGTAATAGTAGGTAATGATGCAGTAATTAAAGGTACATTATCTGCTGCAAATGGTACATTAATTGAAGGTGCAACAATCACTGTAACAATTGATGGAAATAAATACAATGTAACTACTGATGAAAACGGTGCTTACTCATACAATTACACAACATCTGAAATTAAAGATGATGTAGTAGTAATAGTAGAATATGCTGGAAGTTCTGTATATGATGAATCATTCAATGATACATTATTTAATATAGAACAACTAGGATCAGTAATTACAATTGATGAAATTGAACCAGTAGTAATCAATGAAACTGTAGTAATTTCAGGTAAATTAACTGAAGAATTTACAGATAAAGCAATTGCAGGTGCAGAAGTAACTGTAACTATTGGAGATAATACATACACTGTAACTACAGATAATAATGGTACATTCACAACTAATTTCACAGCACCAGAAACAACTGGTATATACACAATAAATGTTGTATATGCAGGAAACACGACCTATGAATCAACAAATGCTATAGCTGAATTAGATGTAGAAAAAGCAAGTAGTATTATTGTGGTGGATTCTGTGAAAGGAGTTATTGGTGAAAAAATTACATTAACAGCTCATATAACAGATAGCTATGGTAATAATATAACTGGTGGTAACATTGTATTTAAATTAAATGGTAAAACTCTCAGAGTAGATGGATTATTTAACAGTACAGCAGCACCACTTAAATTCAGTGTAGTAAATGGACTTGTAACATACACACTAAATGCTGATTTATACTTAAGAAATGCTAAAAACTTATCTGCATCATACAGTGGAAATTCCATTTATGAAGCAAACACATCTGAAATTACAACAGCACAAATTGCAAAAAGAAGCGCAAGTATCACAGTAACCACAGATAATCTTGTAAAACACGACACAGACGTAAAATTCAAAGCAACACTAACTGACGTAACTAAAAATGGACAAAACACAACTGCAATAAATGAGAATGGATACGTAATATTCAAAGTAAATGGAGTATCACTTAAAGATGCAAATGGAAAAATAATCAGAGTAAAAGTAGAAAATAATAGTGCAGTATACACATACCATGTACCTGTTGGAATGGCAAGTGTTGATGGAAACGGAAATCTCAGAAACTACACAGTAGAAGCAGTATATCAAAATGATATATTCTATCCAGATACTAGAAATACAACAGTATTCCATGTAGAAAAATCAAGTGTAAAAGTAAATATAAACAGTGTAACATTAAACAATAAAACTAAATCAATGGCAATCAAAGCAAATCTCACTGATGCTAATGGAAACTTACTTGTTGGAACAAATAAAATATGTGTAAAAGTAAACGGTAAAACACTCAGAGATAGCAAAAATGAGACAATGTACTTCACAGTAACAAATGGAATCATAAACTTACCTAATATAAACACAACTGGTATAAACAAATTTAAAAACATAACAATAGTAACTGGAGAAAGACAAGCATACACATCTGGACAAAGTACAACAACCAAAATAACAGTAGTATAG
- a CDS encoding cobalt-precorrin-7 (C(5))-methyltransferase, translating into MINKMNIVGIGPGSKEYLTVGAIEVIENSDVLVGSKRSLELFDYVNAEMVVLEPRDIPKTVKKAVTYLEEGFKVSLLSTGDPGFSGMLKTVKRISPNTKLNVIPGISSIQLAAAKLEIPWDTANLITIHGGKEPTEDLLEKIDDTTANIILPNRHISELAKYLIGHGFSPEHSITICEKLSYPDEQIVHITLEEAKQLDFGYMCVVII; encoded by the coding sequence ATGATTAATAAAATGAATATAGTTGGTATTGGACCTGGATCAAAAGAATACTTAACAGTAGGTGCAATAGAAGTAATTGAAAATTCAGATGTATTAGTGGGAAGTAAACGTTCACTTGAATTATTTGATTACGTAAATGCTGAAATGGTAGTATTAGAACCAAGAGACATACCAAAAACAGTTAAAAAAGCAGTAACTTATCTTGAAGAAGGATTTAAAGTTTCTTTATTATCTACAGGAGATCCTGGATTTTCAGGAATGTTGAAAACAGTAAAAAGAATATCACCAAATACAAAACTAAATGTAATTCCAGGAATAAGTTCAATACAGTTAGCAGCAGCAAAATTAGAAATTCCATGGGATACAGCAAATCTAATAACAATACATGGTGGAAAAGAACCAACAGAGGACTTATTAGAAAAAATTGATGATACAACAGCAAATATTATTCTACCTAATAGACACATAAGTGAATTAGCAAAATACTTAATAGGTCATGGTTTTAGTCCAGAACATAGTATAACCATATGTGAAAAATTAAGTTATCCTGATGAACAAATAGTGCATATAACTTTGGAAGAAGCAAAACAATTAGACTTTGGTTATATGTGTGTAGTAATAATATAA